In Candidatus Cybelea sp., a single window of DNA contains:
- a CDS encoding transposase has protein sequence ARPTRRRFTVEEKLKLLAEYEAAQTPEARGAVLRRHGIYSSHISLWRQKRDSGGKAALDRKRGPKPNPEARELEKLRRENERLLKRNAQLEKVVEIQGKMQALLQQLGSKETAPPSEPSRSKR, from the coding sequence CTGCGCGGCCGACGCGCCGGCGTTTTACGGTCGAGGAGAAACTGAAGCTCCTGGCCGAGTACGAAGCAGCCCAAACGCCTGAAGCTCGCGGCGCCGTTCTGCGGCGTCACGGCATCTACAGTTCGCACATTTCCCTGTGGCGCCAGAAGCGCGATAGCGGTGGGAAAGCGGCGCTCGATCGCAAGCGTGGTCCCAAGCCCAATCCCGAAGCTCGTGAACTCGAGAAGCTGCGTCGTGAGAACGAGCGGCTGCTCAAGCGCAACGCGCAGCTCGAAAAGGTCGTCGAGATCCAGGGAAAAATGCAGGCGCTCTTGCAGCAGCTCGGGAGCAAGGAGACAGCGCCGCCGTCCGAGCCATCACGCAGCAAACGATGA
- a CDS encoding IS3 family transposase, whose product MSALFDAGLSQRVACRSTGTSRASWHRWHKATAPAAFHIVRSGTQPHALTVHERAAVLAACNSERFCNSAPRAIVATLLDEGQYLASASTFYRILRAHGQVHERRAIATHPARIKPELATTAANHLWSWDVTKLPGPAKWTWFSLYLVLDVFSRYIVGWEVATTESTAIAKALFRDAVREQGVPPGQLHIHADGGAMMKAKSLALLFADLGISKSHSRPHTSNDNPYSEAHFKTLKYRPGFPEFFSSVQAARLFIVDFVRWYNHEHRHSGLAFLTPADVHYGRAADVLVKRNAAMQ is encoded by the coding sequence ATGAGCGCGCTGTTCGATGCCGGCCTTTCGCAACGCGTAGCCTGCCGTAGCACCGGCACCTCACGAGCCAGCTGGCACCGGTGGCACAAAGCGACGGCGCCCGCGGCATTTCACATCGTTCGCAGCGGCACTCAACCGCATGCGCTGACGGTGCACGAGCGAGCGGCGGTGCTGGCGGCCTGCAACTCCGAGCGCTTTTGCAACAGCGCTCCCCGTGCGATCGTCGCCACGCTGCTTGACGAAGGGCAGTACCTCGCCTCAGCGTCGACGTTCTACCGCATCCTTCGCGCTCACGGCCAGGTGCACGAACGCCGCGCGATCGCGACGCATCCAGCGCGGATTAAGCCCGAACTGGCAACCACGGCGGCCAACCACCTGTGGAGTTGGGATGTGACCAAACTGCCTGGGCCGGCCAAGTGGACATGGTTCAGTCTCTATCTCGTGCTTGACGTCTTCAGCCGGTACATCGTGGGTTGGGAGGTCGCGACGACTGAGTCGACGGCGATCGCTAAAGCGCTGTTTCGCGACGCGGTTCGCGAACAAGGCGTCCCACCCGGGCAGCTCCACATCCATGCTGATGGTGGCGCGATGATGAAGGCCAAATCGCTCGCGCTGCTCTTCGCCGATCTGGGTATTTCCAAAAGCCATTCGCGACCGCACACGTCCAATGACAACCCTTATTCCGAGGCGCACTTCAAGACGCTCAAGTATCGCCCCGGGTTCCCCGAGTTCTTCTCATCGGTGCAAGCCGCGCGCCTGTTCATCGTTGATTTCGTGCGCTGGTACAACCATGAGCATCGTCACAGCGGACTGGCATTTCTCACGCCGGCCGATGTGCACTACGGCCGGGCGGCCGACGTGCTCGTCAAGAGGAACGCTGCCATGCAGTGA